A section of the Bradyrhizobium oligotrophicum S58 genome encodes:
- a CDS encoding TonB-dependent receptor, whose translation MGQVRAPLSLRAVAATRFIDGRGEGPFVTKVSAVAGLMAVASVSSAEAQPASDLPPVNVDAPIARARPMSSKPTAEQVRARNALRRAARQQAVQHAAVAFPNAGGLTAPDANPYADAAAPYKIDRVASGKFTEPLLNTAKTITVLSKEVLEDKNATSLREVGRSTAGVTLGSGEGGNAFGDRFFIRGFDARNDVFIDGIRDPAVSIRENFFTEQIEILRGPASAYAGRGTAGGAINIVTKQAGDRNFYNAESTFGTDQTKRVTLDVNQVISPTFSVRTGGLFQDANVAGRDYVTDNRWGGFVSTKWTPTDSIKVTTNYVHTDSSGRPDFGVPYYKQGNVPVTEAGISRNTWYGFLNRDFQTARQDFGTLTGEFKVTDSITLTSRTRMEHSDLIYIGTLPQSPVTTSSNPQLWTFTASPQSRNQWVDVIANQQDANFKFDTGPIKHTAVVGTEISNEKVSINRYTGLSSEFFGAGAFSGNGALSGQSISAPAYTGIPFTTLPSLGTTPTRYDVDTRSLYVTDTANWQDRVILNGGIRYDNYNMWAGTTAANTTKLPSDFINYNGSVVYKPLPIGSIYAAYATSTNPFGSELDGTGTDYGAPVPGGTILGPERNKGAEVGTKWELFDRHLLVSGALFHTTKDNARETVNGVLTSGAAYRIQGIDLEASGNLTDRWSIFGGLVLMQSKVTQSGVASNIGLQLANVAHQSFSLLSKYKFDDGWEVGGQAVFRSKVYGGTFGANTGTLIPSYWRFDAFVEKKIDAHWTMKLYAQNLTNKLYYDTLYRSAAPFVAVAPGRAFYIVTTAKF comes from the coding sequence ATGGGACAGGTGAGAGCACCGCTTTCGCTGCGTGCAGTCGCAGCGACGAGGTTCATTGACGGACGAGGAGAGGGGCCCTTCGTCACCAAGGTGTCGGCGGTCGCCGGACTGATGGCCGTCGCATCAGTGTCGTCAGCCGAGGCGCAGCCGGCCTCCGACCTGCCGCCCGTCAACGTCGATGCGCCGATTGCGCGCGCCAGGCCGATGTCGTCCAAGCCGACTGCCGAGCAGGTCCGCGCGCGCAATGCGCTGCGCCGTGCAGCCCGCCAGCAGGCGGTGCAGCACGCCGCGGTGGCGTTCCCCAATGCGGGCGGCCTGACCGCACCCGACGCCAATCCCTATGCGGATGCGGCCGCACCTTACAAGATCGACCGCGTCGCCTCGGGCAAGTTCACCGAGCCGCTGCTCAACACCGCCAAGACGATCACGGTCCTCAGCAAGGAAGTGCTCGAGGACAAGAATGCGACGTCGCTGAGGGAGGTCGGACGTTCGACCGCGGGCGTGACGCTCGGCTCGGGCGAGGGCGGCAACGCGTTCGGCGACCGCTTCTTCATCCGCGGCTTCGACGCGCGCAATGACGTCTTCATCGATGGCATTCGCGATCCCGCGGTGTCGATCCGCGAGAACTTCTTCACCGAGCAGATCGAGATCCTGCGCGGACCGGCCTCGGCCTATGCCGGCCGCGGCACCGCCGGCGGGGCCATCAACATCGTCACCAAGCAGGCCGGCGACCGCAATTTCTACAATGCCGAATCCACCTTCGGCACTGACCAGACCAAGCGCGTGACGCTCGACGTCAACCAGGTGATCTCGCCGACCTTCTCGGTGCGCACCGGCGGACTGTTCCAGGACGCCAATGTCGCGGGCCGCGACTACGTCACCGACAATCGCTGGGGTGGCTTCGTCTCGACCAAATGGACCCCGACCGACAGCATCAAGGTCACCACCAACTACGTGCACACCGATTCGAGCGGCCGGCCCGATTTTGGCGTCCCCTACTACAAGCAGGGCAACGTGCCGGTGACGGAAGCCGGCATTTCCCGCAACACCTGGTACGGCTTCCTCAATCGCGACTTCCAGACCGCGCGGCAGGATTTCGGGACCCTGACGGGCGAGTTCAAGGTGACCGACAGCATCACCCTGACCAGCCGCACCCGCATGGAGCATTCGGACCTGATCTATATCGGCACCTTGCCGCAGAGCCCGGTGACGACGAGCTCCAATCCGCAATTGTGGACGTTCACGGCGAGCCCGCAGAGCCGCAACCAGTGGGTCGACGTCATCGCCAACCAGCAGGACGCCAACTTCAAGTTCGACACCGGGCCGATCAAGCACACGGCGGTGGTCGGCACCGAGATCTCGAACGAGAAGGTCTCCATCAACCGCTATACCGGGCTGTCGTCGGAGTTCTTCGGCGCCGGCGCATTCAGCGGCAATGGTGCGCTGTCGGGACAGTCGATCTCCGCGCCGGCCTATACCGGCATCCCGTTCACGACCCTGCCGTCGCTCGGCACGACGCCGACGCGCTATGACGTCGATACCCGCTCGCTCTACGTCACCGACACCGCCAACTGGCAGGACAGAGTGATCCTCAACGGCGGCATCCGTTACGACAATTACAACATGTGGGCGGGAACGACCGCGGCCAACACGACCAAATTGCCGTCCGACTTCATCAACTACAATGGCAGCGTGGTCTACAAGCCGCTGCCGATCGGCAGCATCTACGCGGCCTATGCGACCTCGACCAACCCGTTCGGATCGGAGCTCGACGGCACCGGCACCGACTACGGCGCCCCGGTTCCCGGCGGCACCATCCTCGGGCCGGAGCGCAACAAGGGCGCCGAGGTCGGCACCAAATGGGAGCTGTTCGACCGCCATCTGCTGGTCAGCGGCGCGCTGTTCCATACCACCAAGGACAATGCGCGCGAGACGGTGAACGGCGTGCTGACGTCGGGCGCGGCCTACCGCATCCAGGGCATCGACCTCGAGGCGAGCGGCAATCTCACCGATCGCTGGAGCATCTTCGGCGGCCTCGTCCTGATGCAGTCCAAGGTCACGCAGAGCGGCGTCGCCTCGAACATCGGCCTGCAGCTTGCCAACGTCGCGCACCAGTCGTTCAGCCTGCTGTCGAAGTACAAGTTCGACGATGGCTGGGAGGTCGGCGGCCAGGCCGTGTTCAGGTCGAAGGTGTATGGCGGCACGTTCGGCGCCAACACCGGCACCCTGATCCCGAGCTATTGGCGCTTCGATGCGTTCGTCGAGAAGAAGATCGACGCGCACTGGACCATGAAGCTCTACGCGCAGAACCTGACCAACAAGCTCTATTACGATACGCTGTACCGGAGCGCGGCGCCGTTCGTCGCCGTCGCCCCGGGCCGCGCCTTTTACATCGTCACCACTGCGAAGTTCTGA
- a CDS encoding energy transducer TonB family protein, whose amino-acid sequence MSELDTAHGTSRGAWLIAALVAIVLHIGGVAVALTTAHGDDDVGGLGTAADVIDVEIAAPKVEENDLPTGVNSTAETASAATPEQKAETEQTDLQKGVPTTTEEADQRVSPTEVKKPTEEEKVAAVETSASEARDSSVDSSQKTLDFKVPEAERVKAPDPTGTGKDRDPQTTNWQRKLSLIVKKNQKYPAGKTQGGSVRVSFKLNRRGNVLSVDVTQSSGDPDYDREAVAMVRRSDPFPKPPAKAADDEIPLTIVVNFPPGKA is encoded by the coding sequence ATGAGCGAGCTCGACACCGCACACGGCACCTCGCGCGGCGCCTGGCTGATCGCGGCGCTGGTCGCGATCGTGCTCCATATCGGCGGCGTGGCCGTGGCGTTGACCACGGCGCATGGCGACGATGATGTGGGCGGGCTCGGCACCGCCGCCGATGTCATCGACGTCGAGATCGCAGCGCCGAAGGTCGAGGAGAACGATCTGCCCACCGGCGTCAATTCCACGGCAGAAACGGCATCGGCCGCGACCCCTGAGCAGAAGGCCGAGACCGAGCAGACCGATCTGCAGAAGGGCGTTCCGACCACCACGGAAGAGGCCGACCAGCGGGTCTCGCCCACCGAGGTCAAGAAGCCGACCGAAGAGGAGAAGGTCGCCGCCGTCGAGACCAGCGCCTCCGAAGCGCGGGATTCGTCGGTGGACAGCTCGCAGAAGACGCTCGATTTCAAGGTTCCCGAAGCCGAGCGCGTCAAGGCGCCCGATCCCACCGGGACGGGCAAGGACAGGGATCCGCAAACCACGAACTGGCAGCGCAAGCTCAGCCTGATCGTGAAGAAGAATCAGAAATACCCGGCCGGCAAGACCCAGGGCGGAAGCGTCCGGGTGTCGTTCAAGCTCAACCGCCGCGGCAATGTGCTGTCGGTGGATGTGACGCAATCATCCGGAGATCCGGATTACGACCGCGAAGCCGTGGCCATGGTCCGGCGCTCGGATCCGTTCCCGAAGCCGCCGGCAAAGGCTGCGGACGACGAGATTCCCCTGACCATCGTGGTGAATTTCCCACCGGGCAAAGCCTGA
- a CDS encoding biopolymer transporter ExbD, whose protein sequence is MAVSLSEGDLDDDFDETHDINVTPFIDVILVLLIIFMVAAPLSTVDLPIDLPSSTATPQKKPDKPTYVSIKPDLTLAINENSVKRVDLVSELNKAMADHATDDRTVFLRGDRSAPYGEVMDVLELLRSAGYKFKLVALERVAGATGDAAPAPQP, encoded by the coding sequence ATGGCCGTCTCGCTCTCCGAAGGCGATCTCGACGACGATTTCGACGAGACCCACGACATCAACGTGACGCCGTTCATCGACGTCATCCTGGTGCTGCTGATCATCTTCATGGTGGCGGCGCCGCTGTCGACCGTGGACCTGCCGATCGACCTGCCGTCCTCGACGGCGACGCCGCAGAAAAAGCCGGACAAGCCGACCTACGTGTCGATCAAGCCGGACCTCACGCTTGCGATCAATGAAAATTCCGTGAAGCGGGTCGATCTGGTGTCGGAGCTGAACAAGGCCATGGCCGATCACGCCACGGATGACCGCACGGTCTTCCTGCGCGGCGATCGCTCGGCGCCCTATGGCGAGGTCATGGACGTGTTGGAGCTGCTGCGGAGCGCGGGCTACAAGTTCAAGCTGGTGGCGCTGGAACGTGTTGCCGGCGCGACCGGCGATGCGGCTCCGGCGCCGCAGCCCTGA
- a CDS encoding site-2 protease family protein: protein MNISLYGISIWILPIIVAITFHEAAHAYVAWRFGDDTALQLGRVSFNPLKHIDPFGTILLPGMLLFSGSPFLFGYAKPVPVDFRNLKPLRAGMVMVALAGPATNIALALAAGLAFHLMPLVPADGARWVASNLINAFSFNILLAVFNMLPIPPLDGGRVAVGLLPAILARPLARLEPWGMLILIGFLIVLPLAGSQFGLNLDFVSGLLRATTDSLKQLLLLLTGNT, encoded by the coding sequence TTGAACATCTCGCTCTACGGCATTTCGATCTGGATCCTGCCGATCATCGTCGCCATCACCTTCCACGAAGCGGCCCATGCCTATGTCGCCTGGCGGTTCGGCGACGACACCGCGTTGCAACTCGGTCGCGTCAGCTTCAATCCGCTCAAGCACATCGATCCGTTCGGCACGATCCTGCTGCCCGGGATGCTGCTGTTCTCCGGCTCGCCGTTCCTGTTCGGCTACGCCAAGCCGGTTCCGGTCGATTTCCGCAACCTGAAGCCGCTCCGCGCCGGCATGGTCATGGTGGCGCTGGCGGGTCCGGCGACCAACATCGCGCTCGCCTTGGCGGCCGGGCTGGCATTTCACCTCATGCCGCTGGTGCCGGCGGACGGCGCCCGATGGGTTGCCAGCAACCTGATCAATGCCTTTTCGTTCAACATCCTGCTCGCGGTGTTCAACATGCTCCCGATACCGCCGCTCGACGGCGGCCGGGTGGCAGTGGGCCTGCTGCCCGCGATCCTGGCGCGGCCGCTGGCCCGGCTCGAGCCCTGGGGCATGCTGATCCTGATCGGATTTTTGATCGTTCTGCCGCTTGCGGGTTCCCAGTTCGGTCTCAATCTTGATTTTGTGTCAGGGCTGCTCCGCGCCACGACCGATTCTCTCAAGCAACTGCTTCTGTTATTGACGGGTAACACATAA
- a CDS encoding winged helix-turn-helix transcriptional regulator — MKRKNFTRRPGCAVEATLDLIDGKWKGVILYHLQGGSQRFGELRRLMPGITQRMLTKQLRALEEDGLVIRKVYAEVPPRVDYSLSEVGESLRPVIEVLRNWGERHQDRLSCAPIADTIETPHPSA, encoded by the coding sequence ATGAAGCGGAAGAATTTCACCCGCCGGCCGGGCTGCGCGGTCGAAGCCACGCTCGACTTGATCGACGGGAAGTGGAAGGGCGTCATCCTGTATCACCTGCAGGGCGGCAGCCAGCGCTTCGGCGAGCTCAGGCGGCTGATGCCCGGCATCACCCAGCGCATGCTGACCAAGCAGCTGCGCGCGCTGGAGGAGGACGGGCTGGTCATCCGCAAGGTCTATGCCGAGGTGCCGCCGCGGGTGGACTACAGCCTGTCCGAGGTCGGCGAGAGCCTGCGGCCGGTGATCGAAGTCCTGAGGAATTGGGGCGAGCGGCACCAGGACCGGCTGTCCTGCGCCCCAATTGCCGACACCATCGAAACGCCGCATCCGTCGGCCTGA
- a CDS encoding MarR family winged helix-turn-helix transcriptional regulator, translating to MSLDARRQLVTQLVESSRILRNYIDHRAKQRGTTRAQWVVLFRLRAHEGMSQVDLAEVLELQPISLVRLLDRLVEQGLLERRHDPRDRRANRLHLTEAGRQLVDDLDGLRDAIAGDVLRDISDDAVATSLATLQELKERIKTLSETKAAIALK from the coding sequence ATGTCGCTGGACGCGAGACGTCAGCTCGTGACGCAGCTTGTCGAAAGCTCGCGCATTCTGCGCAACTATATTGATCATCGTGCCAAACAGCGCGGCACCACCCGCGCGCAATGGGTGGTGTTGTTTCGGCTGCGCGCGCATGAGGGGATGTCACAGGTCGATCTCGCAGAAGTGCTGGAATTGCAGCCGATTTCGCTGGTGCGTCTGCTCGACAGGCTGGTGGAGCAGGGATTGCTGGAACGCCGGCACGATCCCAGGGATCGCCGCGCGAATCGCCTTCATCTCACCGAGGCCGGACGACAGCTCGTCGACGATCTCGACGGTCTGCGCGATGCGATCGCCGGCGATGTCCTGCGCGACATCTCGGACGATGCGGTAGCGACCAGCCTGGCCACGCTGCAGGAGCTCAAGGAGCGGATCAAGACGCTGTCCGAGACGAAGGCCGCGATCGCGCTCAAATAG
- a CDS encoding Fe2+-dependent dioxygenase encodes MLICIPDVLSKDEVAEFRRIMDAADWEDGRSTAGAQSAMVKHNEQLPPDGEAARVLGRRIITALTNNPRFLSAAIPLQIFPPLFNRYTASRGDHFGIHVDNAVRGDPLTGLRIRTDLSMTLFLAEPDSYDGGELVIEDTYGSHEVKLPAGHAVLYPSSSLHMVTPVTRGARVASFFWMQSMVRDAHVRSMIFDLDTAIQSLTQRVGRDDPDTVKLTGIYHNLIRQWAEV; translated from the coding sequence ATGCTGATCTGCATCCCGGACGTTCTGTCGAAAGACGAGGTGGCCGAGTTCCGCCGCATCATGGATGCGGCGGACTGGGAAGACGGCCGCTCGACGGCCGGGGCGCAGTCGGCCATGGTCAAGCACAACGAGCAGCTGCCGCCGGACGGCGAGGCGGCGCGGGTGCTGGGACGGCGCATCATCACGGCGCTGACGAACAATCCGCGCTTCCTCTCGGCGGCGATTCCGCTGCAGATCTTTCCGCCGCTGTTCAATCGCTACACCGCCTCGCGCGGCGATCATTTCGGCATCCATGTCGACAACGCCGTGCGCGGCGATCCGCTGACGGGCCTGCGCATCCGCACCGATCTGTCGATGACGCTGTTCCTGGCCGAGCCGGACAGCTATGACGGTGGCGAACTCGTGATTGAGGACACCTACGGTTCGCACGAAGTCAAGTTGCCTGCCGGGCACGCGGTGCTGTATCCGTCATCGAGCCTTCACATGGTGACCCCGGTGACGCGCGGTGCCCGGGTCGCCTCTTTTTTCTGGATGCAGAGCATGGTACGCGATGCCCATGTCCGGAGCATGATCTTCGATCTGGACACGGCGATCCAAAGCTTGACGCAACGCGTCGGGAGGGACGATCCCGATACTGTCAAGCTGACCGGCATCTATCACAATCTGATCCGGCAATGGGCCGAGGTTTAG
- a CDS encoding efflux RND transporter periplasmic adaptor subunit has product MKTSRAIGWILLVAALGGAGYYGWQRYQDADAAKKIAAQKSARPPAVRVSAVPVEKTDFPVFLTGLGTVQGFNTVQVRTRVDGQIDKIAFTEGQLVNEGDLLVEIDPRPFQAALDQAKAKRAQDEANLNNANLDLQRFTKLGEFATRQQTDTQRATVAQLTAQIASDEAAIANAQTQLSYTQVKAPISGVAGLRQVDIGNIVNASTQTGVVSIAQIEPIAVIFTAPEEQLPYINEAQKVAPLKVIAFTTDGKKQLAEGKLMVVNNQVDTTSGTIRLKAVFDNKDHVLWPGQSVSTRLLVRTLKDATVVPDDAVQHSTNGLYAYTVSPDSKAELRKVKVGVSFDGRTVVEDGLTPGQQVITGGQFKVQPGSVVTTAVASSDPAPAKVRQE; this is encoded by the coding sequence ATGAAGACATCACGAGCCATTGGTTGGATCCTGCTGGTCGCGGCCCTCGGCGGCGCCGGCTATTACGGCTGGCAGCGCTATCAGGACGCTGATGCAGCGAAGAAGATTGCTGCACAAAAGTCGGCCCGGCCGCCCGCCGTTCGGGTCTCGGCCGTCCCGGTCGAGAAGACGGATTTCCCGGTCTTCCTCACCGGGCTCGGCACCGTGCAGGGCTTCAACACCGTCCAGGTCCGTACCCGCGTCGACGGCCAGATCGACAAGATCGCCTTCACCGAGGGCCAGCTCGTCAACGAAGGCGACCTGCTGGTCGAGATCGATCCGCGGCCGTTCCAGGCCGCACTCGACCAGGCCAAGGCCAAGCGCGCCCAGGACGAGGCCAATCTCAACAACGCCAATCTCGATCTGCAGCGCTTCACCAAGCTCGGCGAGTTCGCGACGCGGCAGCAGACCGACACCCAGCGCGCCACCGTGGCGCAGCTCACCGCGCAGATCGCCTCCGACGAGGCCGCGATCGCCAATGCCCAGACCCAGCTGAGCTACACCCAGGTCAAGGCGCCGATCTCCGGCGTGGCCGGCCTGCGCCAGGTCGACATCGGCAACATCGTCAACGCGTCGACCCAGACCGGCGTCGTCTCGATCGCGCAGATCGAGCCGATCGCGGTGATCTTCACCGCGCCCGAGGAGCAGCTGCCGTACATCAACGAGGCGCAGAAGGTCGCACCGCTGAAGGTGATCGCGTTCACCACCGACGGCAAGAAGCAGCTCGCCGAAGGCAAGCTCATGGTGGTGAACAACCAGGTCGACACGACCAGTGGAACAATCCGCCTGAAGGCGGTGTTCGACAACAAGGACCACGTGCTGTGGCCCGGGCAGTCGGTGTCGACGCGCCTGTTGGTGCGGACGCTGAAGGACGCCACGGTGGTTCCCGACGACGCGGTGCAGCACTCGACCAACGGCCTCTACGCCTACACCGTAAGCCCGGACAGCAAGGCCGAGCTGCGCAAGGTCAAGGTGGGCGTTTCGTTCGACGGCCGTACCGTCGTGGAAGACGGCCTCACGCCGGGGCAGCAGGTGATTACCGGCGGTCAGTTCAAAGTGCAGCCAGGATCGGTCGTGACCACCGCGGTGGCCAGCTCGGACCCGGCGCCAGCTAAGGTCCGGCAGGAATGA
- a CDS encoding GFA family protein — MIHHGGCFCGAVRFQCAGEPINVRVCHCRNCQKAMGSPYFARALFSHDALTIQGEAARFPSSDALDRMFCPRCGTRLFSWRNTRPVVGVALACFDDPNAFAPTEHIWVSAKIGWVNLNDGLPQFPENPA, encoded by the coding sequence ATGATCCATCACGGCGGATGTTTCTGCGGCGCGGTGCGCTTCCAATGTGCGGGCGAGCCGATCAATGTCCGTGTCTGCCACTGCCGCAATTGCCAGAAGGCGATGGGATCGCCCTACTTCGCCCGTGCGCTGTTTTCCCATGATGCGCTGACGATTCAGGGCGAGGCCGCGCGCTTCCCCTCCTCCGACGCGCTCGACAGGATGTTCTGCCCACGCTGCGGCACCCGGCTGTTCTCCTGGCGCAACACCCGCCCGGTGGTCGGCGTGGCGCTGGCCTGCTTCGACGACCCCAACGCGTTCGCGCCGACCGAGCACATCTGGGTGTCGGCCAAGATCGGCTGGGTCAACCTTAATGACGGCCTGCCGCAATTTCCGGAAAATCCCGCGTAG
- the exbB gene encoding tonB-system energizer ExbB: MMTSFLVRFAIVLSCLAVSAVAPAGAQQVTQPAAAASTDVSVQAPAAGQAAAAPTATTAAPNATAAPSAESGARSGKAVATGLDELSPLGMFLKADMVVKAVMIALALASVASWTILIAKSIEFSVLRSRLVGALRKLSSAKSLAEAQLALGQGKREGKQDGKNVAAVLLQAAISEARLSAGLSSDEGIKERAGSSFTEIVRAEARRVRVGMGLLATVGAISPFVGLFGTVWGIMNSFIGISRSQTTNLAVVAPGIAEALLATAIGLAAAIPAVIIYNHFSRVTKGYLELVNRASGATGRLLSRDLDRGQIGIHARAAE, from the coding sequence ATGATGACATCGTTCCTTGTTAGGTTTGCAATCGTCCTGTCATGTCTGGCTGTTTCGGCCGTGGCGCCTGCGGGCGCCCAGCAGGTGACGCAGCCGGCCGCGGCAGCTTCCACGGATGTGTCCGTCCAGGCGCCGGCCGCCGGACAGGCGGCAGCCGCGCCGACCGCAACAACGGCCGCGCCGAATGCAACCGCCGCACCGAGTGCGGAGAGCGGCGCGCGCAGTGGCAAGGCGGTTGCCACTGGACTCGACGAGCTGTCACCCCTCGGCATGTTCCTCAAGGCCGACATGGTCGTGAAGGCGGTGATGATCGCGCTGGCGCTGGCGTCGGTTGCGAGCTGGACGATATTGATTGCCAAGAGCATCGAGTTCTCCGTGCTGCGCAGCAGGCTCGTCGGCGCCTTGCGCAAGCTCAGCAGTGCAAAGTCGCTCGCCGAAGCCCAGCTTGCGCTCGGGCAGGGGAAGCGCGAAGGCAAGCAGGACGGCAAGAACGTCGCGGCCGTCCTGCTTCAGGCGGCGATATCGGAGGCGCGGCTGTCGGCCGGGCTCAGCAGTGACGAGGGCATCAAGGAGCGTGCGGGGTCGAGCTTTACCGAGATCGTCCGCGCCGAGGCGCGCCGGGTTCGCGTCGGCATGGGCCTGCTCGCCACCGTCGGTGCGATCTCGCCCTTCGTCGGCCTGTTCGGCACCGTCTGGGGCATCATGAACAGCTTCATCGGCATTTCCAGATCGCAGACCACCAACCTCGCGGTGGTCGCGCCGGGCATCGCGGAGGCGCTGCTGGCGACCGCGATCGGGCTCGCCGCCGCAATCCCCGCGGTCATCATCTACAATCACTTCTCGCGCGTCACGAAGGGCTATCTCGAGCTGGTCAACCGTGCCTCCGGCGCGACGGGGCGGCTGCTGTCGCGCGATCTCGATCGCGGCCAGATCGGCATTCACGCGCGCGCGGCGGAGTAG
- a CDS encoding zinc-binding alcohol dehydrogenase family protein, which produces MKAVGYQQSLVITEERALFDFETAKPEPTGRDIRVAVKAVSVNPVDTKVRKRAAPPAGETKILGYDAAGVVEAVGPDVTLFKAGDEVFYAGSILRQGTNAEFHLVDERIVGRKPKSLSFAEATALPLTSITAWELLFDRLGVIPGKSLDDRTLLITGAAGGVGSILVQLARRLTELTVLATATRPESRDWCLKLGAHAVIDHGKPMKEQIDALKLPPVALIASLTHTDQHYKAIAEFMTPQGKFGLIDDPAEFSLAAFKGKAISIHWESMFTRSMFTTPDMIAQHNLLNDVADLIDNGVIRTTLGDNYGTINAKNLKRAHALIESNTSRGKIVLEGWS; this is translated from the coding sequence ATGAAGGCCGTCGGTTACCAGCAGTCGCTTGTTATCACCGAGGAGCGCGCGCTGTTCGATTTCGAGACCGCCAAACCCGAGCCGACAGGGCGCGACATCCGCGTCGCGGTGAAGGCGGTCTCGGTCAATCCGGTCGACACCAAGGTGCGCAAGCGCGCCGCACCGCCGGCCGGCGAGACCAAGATTCTCGGCTACGACGCCGCGGGCGTGGTGGAGGCCGTTGGCCCCGACGTGACGCTGTTCAAGGCCGGTGACGAGGTGTTCTACGCCGGCTCGATCCTGCGCCAGGGCACCAACGCCGAGTTCCATCTGGTCGACGAGCGCATCGTCGGCCGCAAGCCGAAGAGCCTGTCGTTCGCCGAAGCCACCGCCCTGCCCCTGACCTCGATCACCGCCTGGGAGCTGCTGTTCGACCGGCTCGGCGTCATCCCCGGCAAGAGCCTCGATGACCGCACCTTGCTGATCACGGGCGCCGCCGGCGGCGTCGGCTCGATCCTGGTCCAGCTGGCGCGCCGCCTCACCGAGCTGACCGTGCTCGCCACCGCCACGCGGCCGGAGTCGCGCGACTGGTGCCTGAAGCTCGGCGCCCATGCCGTGATTGATCACGGCAAGCCGATGAAGGAGCAGATCGACGCGCTGAAGCTGCCGCCGGTCGCGCTCATCGCGAGCCTCACCCATACCGACCAGCACTACAAGGCGATCGCCGAGTTCATGACGCCGCAGGGCAAGTTCGGCCTGATCGACGATCCCGCCGAGTTCTCGCTTGCCGCCTTCAAGGGCAAGGCGATCTCGATCCATTGGGAATCGATGTTCACCCGCTCAATGTTCACGACGCCGGACATGATCGCCCAGCACAACCTGCTCAACGACGTCGCCGACCTGATCGACAACGGCGTGATCCGCACCACCCTCGGCGACAACTACGGCACCATCAACGCCAAGAACCTCAAGCGTGCCCACGCCTTGATCGAGAGCAACACCTCGCGCGGCAAGATCGTGCTGGAGGGGTGGAGCTGA